The proteins below are encoded in one region of Aquisphaera giovannonii:
- a CDS encoding glycine C-acetyltransferase, whose product MYGTLKGHLRGQLEEIKGAGLWKGERIITSPQQAHVGVRGRGDVLNMCANNYLGLADHPEVVAAARGALEKWGNGMASVRFICGTQAPHKELEAAISEFLGTEDTILYSSCWDANGGLFESILGPEDAVISDELNHASIIDGIRLCKAKRLRYKNNDLADLEAKLKEAAPARFRLIATDGVFSMDGIIADLEGICDLAEKYDATVMVDDSHAVGFMGKHGRGTHEHCGVMGRVDILTGTLGKALGGASGGYTSGPAEVINLLRQRSRPYLFSNAVAPPILEASLKAIEICRRSTELRDKLEANTRYFRDEMTRRKFNIIPGEHPIAPIMIGDAALAGKLAEKLLEKGVYAIGFSYPVVPHGKARVRVQISAAHSREDLDFAIEAFTAARDELGI is encoded by the coding sequence ATGTACGGGACGCTGAAGGGCCATCTCCGGGGCCAGCTCGAGGAGATCAAGGGCGCGGGCCTGTGGAAGGGCGAGCGCATCATCACGTCACCCCAGCAGGCCCACGTGGGGGTCCGGGGACGCGGCGATGTCCTGAACATGTGCGCCAACAACTACCTGGGGCTGGCGGATCATCCCGAGGTCGTGGCCGCCGCACGAGGTGCCCTGGAGAAGTGGGGCAACGGCATGGCCTCGGTGCGGTTCATCTGCGGGACGCAGGCGCCGCACAAGGAGCTGGAGGCGGCCATCTCCGAGTTCCTGGGGACCGAGGACACGATCCTCTATTCGTCCTGCTGGGACGCCAACGGGGGCCTCTTCGAGTCGATCCTCGGCCCCGAGGACGCGGTCATCTCGGACGAGCTGAACCACGCCTCCATCATCGACGGGATCCGCCTCTGCAAGGCGAAGCGGCTGCGATACAAGAATAACGACCTGGCCGACCTGGAGGCGAAGCTGAAGGAGGCCGCCCCGGCCCGGTTCCGGCTCATCGCGACCGACGGCGTCTTCTCGATGGACGGCATCATCGCCGACCTGGAGGGGATCTGCGACCTCGCCGAGAAATATGACGCCACGGTGATGGTGGACGACTCGCATGCCGTCGGCTTCATGGGGAAGCATGGCCGCGGCACCCACGAGCATTGCGGCGTCATGGGCCGGGTGGACATCCTCACCGGGACCCTCGGCAAGGCCCTCGGCGGCGCCAGCGGCGGCTACACGAGCGGGCCGGCCGAGGTCATCAACCTGCTCCGGCAGCGTTCGCGGCCCTACCTGTTCTCCAACGCCGTCGCCCCGCCGATCCTCGAGGCCTCCCTCAAGGCCATCGAGATCTGCCGCCGATCCACCGAGCTCCGCGACAAGCTGGAGGCGAATACCCGATATTTCCGGGACGAGATGACGCGGCGCAAGTTCAACATCATCCCGGGCGAGCACCCGATCGCCCCCATCATGATCGGCGACGCCGCGCTCGCCGGGAAGCTCGCCGAGAAGCTCCTGGAGAAGGGCGTCTACGCGATCGGCTTCTCCTACCCGGTCGTCCCCCACGGCAAGGCCCGGGTGCGGGTGCAGATCTCCGCCGCCCATTCGCGCGAGGACCTCGACTTCGCCATCGAGGCGTTCACGGCCGCGAGGGATGAGCTGGGCATCTGA
- a CDS encoding DinB family protein, with the protein MTPDKSLLMLLDCVRDKTLNELKDLDDRHARWAPPGLQNSCLWHAGHAYFVTEFLTMKALGKEPKLPANWLKIFSWESNPAHTAPESWPPLDDIREALIEQHARLREVYAGLSPEALDAPDAGNPSRTVRYAILRALQDEARHSGEVTLLRKMMRKTFVVPSPSLG; encoded by the coding sequence ATGACGCCGGACAAGTCCCTCCTGATGCTGCTCGACTGCGTGCGCGACAAGACCCTCAATGAGTTGAAGGACCTGGATGATAGGCACGCACGCTGGGCCCCTCCGGGACTGCAGAACTCCTGCCTCTGGCACGCCGGCCATGCGTACTTCGTGACCGAGTTCCTGACGATGAAGGCGCTCGGCAAGGAGCCGAAGCTCCCCGCCAACTGGCTGAAGATTTTCAGCTGGGAGAGCAACCCGGCCCACACGGCGCCGGAGAGCTGGCCGCCGCTGGACGACATCCGCGAGGCCCTCATCGAGCAGCACGCCCGGCTCCGGGAGGTGTACGCGGGCCTGTCCCCCGAGGCTCTCGACGCGCCGGACGCCGGCAATCCCTCGAGGACGGTCCGCTACGCCATCCTCCGCGCGCTCCAGGACGAGGCCAGGCACAGCGGCGAGGTCACCCTGCTCCGCAAGATGATGAGGAAGACCTTCGTCGTCCCGTCGCCGTCGCTGGGCTGA
- a CDS encoding DUF6797 domain-containing protein, translating into MMPTARRSRALGPAAVAALTVWIALGQRCGTSAEPPPSAGAQLFARDNLIAWCIVPFDSKKRSPEERAAMLQKLGFRHFAYDWRAEHVPTFDAEIESLQRHGVSLDAFWGSGELNPDMRHILDVLKRHRVKAQLWVLLDLGQDAVKGAEQERRVEAAAAKLGPLAEEAAKIGCSVALYNHGGWFGEPENQLAIIDRLKSRGVANVGMVYNLHHGHDHLGRFAAILRQIRPHLVALNLNGMDSGGDRVGRKILPLGQGEHDLELLRIIRDSGYRGPIGILGHTQDDAEARLRDNLDGLDWLLPQLDGKAPGPRPTPRTPVPPRPDAKAAGAGAGDDAKAVEAASLAAVARKEGDPRRGVAVFLDPKFSCTNCHRVGDLGGTIGPELTTAGACLTPEEIAESVLFPSLKVKPGYQALAVSTQDGKSYQGYPVESSSTEILFKDAASGSLVKLAKSSIEEERPIGTVMPDGIAASMTRAERRDLVRFLMDLGRPGGTAAGLVARGGHATAAFSYDRRPLHPERWEHWQEKVNRDRVYDFYQKEAEAFRGKSPLPAMLPPYPGLDGGSYGHWGNQNEASWADDRWNKTSLGSVLSGVFRGAGVTVPKGVCVRLGERGELSACFNPETLCYEAVWAGGFVKFSPTRHGFMDGLIMDGSPLPRPEGKKPDRPFQYRGFYRHGSSVIFAYRIDGRDYLDVADVKDGAFRRTVLPAGAEEMARLARGGPPQWPQVLTTRGTAGRGRPYAIDTIEPPFANPWKALLFFGDHDFLPDGSALVCTVQGDVWHVSNLDDSLSAVRWRRFASGLHQALGLVVVDGKACVLGRDQITRLHDLNGDGEADFYECVSNAYETSPAGHDFICGLQRDPAGYFYTASGKQGVLKISPDGRSVEVLATGLRNPDGVALSSTGILTAPSSEGEWTPTSMICEVKPGAHFGYGGPRGGQPPCLPLVFLPRGLDNSSGSQVEVTSDRWGPLKGLMVHFSFGAGTAFLVLREQVEGQSQAAAIPLPGDFRSGVHRGRFSPKDGQLYVSGLTGWGTYTPDDGCFQRVRYTGDPVQLPVASHAHENGILLTFSGPIDRAVAGKASNHLAQAWNYRYSSAYGSQELSPSHRGVPGHDVWPVQSAHVLADGRSLFLEIPDLQPVNQLHLRVKVDAGEPLDAFLTVHRLTAPFTGFPGYRPGNKTIAAHPLLADLASLNEARVPNRWRPKIAGAREVRVKAGPNLTFLPSSLTARPDEPIKLVFQNPDVVPHNWALLRPGSLARVGDLLNRIIAEADAAVRHYIPRSDDVIAYVDITDPGTEFAIYFRAPSARGRYPFVCTFPGHWMVMNGVLTVE; encoded by the coding sequence ATGATGCCGACCGCCCGCAGGTCACGCGCGTTGGGACCGGCCGCCGTCGCGGCCCTCACCGTCTGGATAGCTCTGGGACAGAGGTGCGGGACGTCCGCGGAACCGCCCCCGTCGGCCGGCGCGCAGCTCTTCGCGCGGGACAACCTGATCGCCTGGTGCATCGTCCCTTTCGATTCCAAGAAGCGGTCGCCCGAGGAGCGGGCCGCCATGCTCCAGAAGCTCGGCTTCAGGCACTTCGCCTACGATTGGCGTGCCGAGCATGTCCCCACGTTCGACGCCGAGATCGAGTCCCTGCAGCGCCACGGGGTCTCGCTCGACGCCTTCTGGGGGTCGGGCGAGCTGAACCCCGACATGCGGCACATCCTCGACGTCCTGAAGCGGCATCGGGTGAAAGCCCAGCTCTGGGTGCTCCTGGACCTCGGACAGGACGCGGTGAAGGGGGCGGAGCAGGAGCGCAGGGTGGAGGCGGCCGCCGCGAAACTCGGGCCATTGGCCGAGGAGGCGGCGAAGATCGGCTGCTCCGTCGCCCTGTACAATCACGGGGGCTGGTTCGGCGAGCCCGAGAATCAGCTCGCCATCATCGACCGGCTCAAGTCGCGGGGCGTTGCCAACGTCGGCATGGTCTACAACCTCCACCACGGCCACGATCACCTCGGCCGCTTCGCCGCGATCCTCCGGCAGATCAGGCCGCACCTCGTCGCGCTCAACCTCAACGGCATGGACAGCGGCGGCGATCGGGTGGGCCGGAAGATCCTGCCGCTCGGCCAGGGCGAGCACGACCTGGAGCTGCTGCGGATCATCCGCGACAGCGGCTACCGCGGGCCGATCGGCATCCTCGGCCACACCCAGGACGACGCCGAGGCCCGCCTCCGGGACAACCTCGACGGCCTGGACTGGCTCCTGCCGCAGCTCGACGGGAAGGCGCCCGGGCCGCGGCCGACGCCCCGTACGCCCGTCCCGCCCCGCCCGGACGCGAAGGCCGCGGGTGCGGGTGCGGGTGACGACGCGAAGGCCGTCGAGGCCGCGTCCCTGGCCGCCGTCGCGAGGAAGGAGGGCGATCCCCGGCGGGGGGTCGCCGTCTTTCTCGATCCGAAGTTCAGTTGCACCAACTGCCACCGCGTCGGGGATCTCGGCGGGACGATCGGCCCGGAGCTGACCACCGCGGGCGCCTGCCTCACGCCCGAGGAGATCGCGGAGTCCGTCCTCTTCCCCAGCCTGAAGGTCAAGCCGGGCTACCAGGCACTCGCGGTCTCCACGCAGGACGGGAAGAGCTACCAGGGCTACCCGGTCGAATCCTCGTCCACGGAGATCCTGTTCAAGGACGCCGCCAGCGGCAGCCTCGTCAAGCTCGCGAAGTCGAGCATCGAGGAGGAACGCCCGATCGGGACCGTGATGCCGGACGGCATCGCGGCGTCCATGACCCGGGCGGAGCGCAGGGACCTCGTGCGATTCTTGATGGACCTGGGACGGCCCGGCGGCACGGCGGCCGGGCTGGTCGCCCGGGGCGGCCATGCGACGGCCGCCTTCTCGTACGATCGCCGCCCGTTACACCCCGAACGATGGGAACACTGGCAGGAGAAGGTCAACCGCGACCGGGTCTACGACTTCTATCAGAAGGAGGCGGAGGCCTTCCGCGGGAAGTCCCCGCTCCCCGCGATGCTCCCCCCCTATCCCGGCCTGGACGGCGGCAGCTACGGCCACTGGGGCAACCAGAACGAAGCGTCCTGGGCCGACGACCGCTGGAACAAAACCTCGCTCGGCTCGGTCCTGTCCGGCGTCTTCCGCGGCGCGGGGGTGACCGTGCCGAAGGGGGTGTGCGTCCGCCTCGGCGAGCGTGGCGAGCTCTCGGCCTGCTTCAATCCCGAGACGCTCTGCTACGAGGCGGTCTGGGCCGGCGGCTTCGTCAAGTTCTCCCCCACCCGGCACGGGTTCATGGACGGCCTCATCATGGACGGGTCGCCCCTGCCCCGCCCCGAGGGCAAGAAGCCCGACCGACCCTTCCAGTACCGGGGCTTCTACCGGCACGGCTCGAGCGTGATCTTCGCCTACCGGATCGACGGGCGGGATTACCTGGACGTGGCGGACGTGAAGGACGGCGCCTTCCGCCGCACCGTGCTCCCCGCCGGCGCCGAGGAGATGGCCCGACTCGCCCGGGGTGGGCCCCCGCAATGGCCGCAGGTGCTGACGACGAGGGGCACCGCCGGCCGCGGGCGTCCCTATGCGATCGACACGATCGAGCCCCCCTTCGCCAACCCGTGGAAAGCCCTGCTCTTCTTCGGCGATCACGACTTCCTGCCCGACGGCTCGGCGCTCGTCTGCACGGTGCAGGGGGACGTCTGGCACGTCTCGAACCTGGACGACTCGCTGTCGGCCGTCCGCTGGCGGAGGTTCGCGTCCGGCCTCCATCAGGCGCTGGGGCTCGTCGTCGTGGACGGCAAGGCGTGCGTGCTGGGCCGCGACCAGATCACCCGGCTGCACGACCTGAACGGCGACGGCGAGGCGGACTTCTACGAGTGCGTCAGCAACGCCTACGAGACGTCGCCGGCGGGGCACGACTTCATCTGCGGCCTCCAGCGAGACCCGGCCGGGTACTTCTACACGGCCTCCGGCAAGCAGGGGGTGTTGAAGATCTCCCCGGACGGGCGCTCGGTGGAGGTGCTCGCGACGGGACTACGCAATCCGGACGGGGTGGCGCTGAGCTCGACGGGCATCCTGACGGCGCCCAGCTCCGAGGGCGAATGGACGCCCACGTCGATGATCTGCGAGGTCAAGCCGGGCGCCCATTTCGGATACGGCGGCCCCAGGGGAGGCCAGCCCCCGTGCCTGCCCCTGGTCTTCCTGCCGCGGGGGCTGGACAACTCGAGCGGATCGCAGGTCGAGGTGACGAGCGACCGATGGGGGCCGCTCAAGGGCCTGATGGTCCACTTCTCGTTCGGCGCCGGCACCGCGTTCCTGGTCCTCCGCGAGCAGGTCGAGGGCCAGTCGCAAGCCGCCGCGATCCCGCTGCCGGGGGACTTCCGCTCGGGCGTCCACCGCGGCCGGTTCAGCCCGAAGGACGGCCAGCTCTACGTCAGCGGCCTGACCGGCTGGGGGACCTACACCCCGGACGACGGCTGCTTCCAGCGCGTCCGCTACACGGGCGACCCTGTGCAGCTCCCCGTCGCCAGCCACGCCCACGAGAACGGCATCCTGCTGACCTTCAGCGGGCCGATCGACCGGGCCGTCGCGGGGAAGGCGTCGAATCACCTGGCGCAGGCCTGGAATTACCGTTACAGCAGCGCCTATGGCTCGCAGGAGCTCTCCCCGTCGCACCGCGGCGTCCCGGGCCACGACGTCTGGCCGGTCCAGTCGGCCCACGTCCTGGCCGACGGTCGCAGCCTGTTCCTGGAGATCCCCGACCTCCAGCCGGTGAACCAGCTCCACCTCCGCGTGAAGGTCGATGCGGGCGAGCCCCTGGATGCGTTCCTCACCGTCCACAGGCTGACCGCCCCGTTCACGGGGTTCCCCGGCTACCGACCGGGCAACAAGACGATCGCGGCTCATCCCCTGCTCGCCGACCTGGCCTCCCTGAACGAGGCCAGGGTCCCCAATCGATGGCGGCCCAAGATCGCGGGCGCCCGAGAGGTCCGCGTGAAGGCGGGCCCCAACCTCACGTTCCTCCCTTCCTCGCTCACGGCCCGGCCGGACGAGCCGATCAAGCTGGTCTTCCAGAACCCCGACGTGGTCCCGCACAACTGGGCGCTCCTCCGCCCGGGATCGCTCGCGAGGGTCGGCGACCTGCTGAATCGGATCATCGCCGAGGCGGACGCCGCCGTTCGCCACTACATCCCGCGCTCCGACGACGTGATCGCGTACGTCGACATCACCGACCCGGGGACGGAGTTCGCGATCTACTTCCGCGCCCCGTCGGCCAGGGGGCGATACCCGTTCGTCTGCACGTTCCCCGGGCACTGGATGGTCATGAACGGCGTGCTCACCGTCGAATGA
- a CDS encoding DUF3024 domain-containing protein — protein sequence MRDRTVPRASGGRQAKAVVLDFIQRRIEAFNAARGGGVAVRKDAHGYSLFHLDMVTPVARLRPRDSGERFEVLYWSPFRERWSAVGEFGGIILSLDDALEFIARDPMGCFWH from the coding sequence TTGCGCGATCGGACAGTGCCGAGGGCCTCGGGCGGCCGCCAGGCCAAGGCCGTCGTCCTCGATTTCATCCAGAGGCGGATCGAGGCGTTCAATGCCGCGCGGGGCGGCGGCGTGGCCGTCCGCAAGGACGCCCATGGATATTCGCTCTTCCATCTCGACATGGTCACGCCCGTGGCCCGGCTCCGGCCCAGGGACTCGGGGGAGCGTTTCGAAGTCCTCTACTGGAGCCCATTCCGGGAGCGTTGGAGCGCCGTCGGGGAATTCGGCGGCATCATCCTCTCCCTCGACGACGCCCTGGAGTTCATCGCCCGGGATCCGATGGGCTGCTTCTGGCATTGA
- the tdh gene encoding L-threonine 3-dehydrogenase: MQALVKKEARPGLWLERVPVPRIGINDVLIKVLRTGICGTDVHIYEWDAWAQKTIPVPMVVGHEFVGQIVEAGSNVTDFHIGDIVSGEGHVVCGRCRNCLAGRRHLCKDTKGVGVNRPGAFAEYLALPMTNVWVHDPHIPRDVQSIFDPFGNAVHTALQFDVLGEDILITGAGPIGVMAAAVVRHAGARHVVVTDVNPYRLELARKLGATLALDVREGSIPAAQERLGMKEGFDVGLEMSGNPAAFRDLLANMCHGGKIAMLGIPTQDIAIDWHTVVFNMLTIKGIYGREMYETWYKMTVMLQSGLDISPVITHRYAFEDFEKGFDAMRSGKSGKVVLTWNEG, translated from the coding sequence ATGCAGGCCCTGGTGAAGAAGGAAGCCAGGCCCGGACTGTGGCTGGAGCGGGTTCCCGTCCCCCGGATCGGCATCAATGACGTGCTGATCAAGGTCCTCCGGACCGGGATCTGCGGGACCGACGTCCACATCTACGAGTGGGACGCCTGGGCCCAGAAGACCATCCCGGTGCCGATGGTGGTGGGCCACGAGTTCGTCGGGCAGATCGTGGAGGCCGGGTCGAACGTCACCGACTTCCACATCGGCGACATCGTCAGCGGCGAGGGGCACGTGGTCTGCGGCCGCTGCCGCAATTGCCTGGCGGGCCGCCGGCACCTCTGCAAGGACACGAAGGGCGTCGGCGTCAATCGCCCGGGGGCCTTCGCCGAGTACCTGGCGCTGCCCATGACGAACGTCTGGGTCCACGACCCGCACATCCCGCGGGACGTGCAGTCGATCTTCGACCCGTTCGGCAACGCGGTCCACACCGCGCTGCAGTTCGACGTCCTCGGCGAGGACATCCTGATCACCGGCGCGGGGCCCATCGGCGTGATGGCGGCGGCCGTCGTCAGGCACGCCGGTGCGCGGCACGTCGTCGTGACGGACGTCAACCCATACCGCCTGGAGCTGGCCCGGAAGCTCGGCGCGACCCTCGCGCTGGACGTCCGGGAGGGGTCGATCCCCGCGGCGCAGGAGCGGCTGGGGATGAAGGAAGGCTTCGACGTCGGCCTCGAGATGTCCGGCAACCCGGCCGCGTTCCGCGACCTGCTGGCCAACATGTGCCACGGCGGCAAGATCGCGATGCTGGGGATCCCCACCCAGGACATCGCGATCGACTGGCACACCGTGGTCTTCAACATGCTCACCATCAAGGGCATCTACGGGCGCGAGATGTACGAGACCTGGTACAAGATGACCGTGATGCTCCAGTCCGGCCTCGACATCTCGCCCGTCATCACGCACCGCTACGCCTTCGAAGATTTCGAGAAGGGGTTCGACGCCATGCGGTCCGGCAAGTCCGGCAAGGTCGTCCTCACGTGGAACGAAGGCTGA
- a CDS encoding basic secretory protein-like protein translates to MAFRMTHCLVGLAAAVGSTAVAGEPAADRGRAKVAMTSPLMSRDDHIRQRAFDGKAETSFRSRDPAKAGDSLTLTFDAAASVKSVGVTTGRPDGSEPLDAGVLEVSEDGAKFERVADFDARGVARATISGGPIRAIRIAAARDLGHPLEVRELAIESDRVKPYLHPFELTVVCDDEPGLKTWADETARLCEQWYDTLVLTLVDGPCTPPGRARLEFRKDYRGVAEAGRNHITASVAWFDGHRDDRGAIIHETVHLIQGYRGYGTPRCPSWLVEGMDDYIRFFVYEPGKAGPVNPMTANYDGAYRTTATFLDFVARKHDPDIVRKLDRALRDVRYDEATWARLTGKSAEALNEEWLASIDAPKDRPRRADRPARGGAGGGPGRPGRGRRPSDPRPTWKEHWFEHDQLVKLVEATDDVAVYFDDDVPRDESTRWIVPLLSKVWKYSKQTYGDLGPDGHLYAIFHQGRYSGGHSSTHFDASHDRRNVIDFGPGPWPASTSAVPMFEIGRLVEAVAHGIHGSPASGLWQGKWNEIYEYDLYVGLGMEGEAKRVFDAFVAQSDDFPRAGTHWFRDFFFPAWRDHGKSKLMASFLGLAARYFPKDYEDDDRTLRYGREMNWGEFVHFLSGAAGKDLRPLARKAFGWPEEWEKEFQKARREFGEVRYAD, encoded by the coding sequence ATGGCGTTTCGAATGACGCATTGCCTGGTCGGGCTGGCGGCGGCCGTGGGCTCGACGGCCGTGGCGGGCGAGCCGGCGGCGGATAGGGGGCGGGCGAAGGTCGCGATGACGAGCCCGCTGATGTCGCGGGATGACCACATACGACAGCGGGCCTTCGACGGCAAGGCGGAGACCTCGTTCCGATCCCGGGACCCGGCGAAGGCGGGCGACTCCCTGACGCTGACGTTCGACGCGGCCGCATCCGTCAAATCGGTCGGCGTGACGACCGGCCGGCCCGATGGCTCCGAGCCGCTGGACGCGGGCGTGCTGGAGGTCTCCGAGGACGGGGCGAAGTTCGAGCGCGTGGCCGATTTCGACGCCCGCGGCGTGGCCAGGGCGACGATCTCCGGGGGCCCGATCCGCGCGATCCGGATCGCGGCCGCCCGCGACCTGGGGCATCCCCTGGAGGTCCGCGAGCTCGCGATCGAGTCCGACCGGGTGAAGCCGTACCTCCACCCGTTCGAGCTCACGGTCGTCTGCGACGACGAGCCCGGCCTGAAGACCTGGGCGGACGAGACCGCCCGGCTCTGCGAGCAGTGGTACGACACGCTCGTCCTGACCCTCGTGGACGGCCCGTGCACGCCGCCCGGCCGCGCGCGGCTGGAATTCCGCAAGGACTACCGCGGGGTCGCCGAGGCGGGCCGGAACCACATCACGGCGTCGGTCGCCTGGTTCGACGGGCATCGCGACGACCGCGGGGCGATCATCCACGAGACGGTCCACCTGATCCAGGGCTATCGCGGCTACGGCACGCCGCGGTGCCCGTCGTGGCTCGTCGAGGGCATGGACGACTACATCCGCTTCTTCGTCTACGAGCCGGGCAAGGCCGGGCCCGTGAACCCGATGACCGCCAACTACGACGGCGCCTACCGGACCACGGCGACGTTCCTCGACTTCGTGGCCAGGAAGCACGACCCCGACATCGTCCGCAAGCTGGACCGGGCGCTGCGCGACGTCCGCTACGACGAGGCCACCTGGGCCCGCCTCACGGGCAAGTCCGCGGAGGCCCTCAACGAGGAATGGCTGGCGTCGATCGATGCGCCGAAGGACCGGCCTCGCAGGGCCGATCGCCCGGCCAGGGGCGGCGCGGGGGGCGGGCCGGGGCGGCCGGGGAGGGGCCGGAGGCCCTCGGACCCGCGGCCGACCTGGAAGGAACACTGGTTCGAGCACGACCAGCTCGTCAAGCTCGTCGAGGCCACCGACGACGTCGCGGTGTACTTCGACGACGACGTCCCCCGCGACGAGTCGACGCGATGGATCGTCCCGCTGCTCTCGAAGGTCTGGAAGTACTCGAAGCAGACCTACGGCGACCTCGGCCCCGACGGCCACCTCTACGCGATCTTCCACCAGGGGCGTTACAGCGGGGGGCATTCCTCTACCCACTTCGACGCCTCCCACGACCGGCGCAACGTCATCGACTTCGGCCCCGGGCCCTGGCCCGCCTCGACGTCGGCGGTCCCGATGTTCGAGATCGGCCGCCTCGTGGAAGCGGTTGCCCACGGCATCCACGGCTCCCCGGCCTCCGGACTCTGGCAGGGCAAGTGGAATGAGATCTACGAGTACGACCTCTACGTCGGCCTGGGCATGGAGGGCGAGGCGAAGAGGGTGTTCGATGCGTTCGTCGCCCAGTCGGATGACTTCCCCAGGGCCGGGACCCACTGGTTCCGCGACTTCTTCTTCCCGGCCTGGCGGGACCACGGGAAGTCGAAGCTCATGGCGAGCTTCCTCGGCCTCGCGGCCCGTTATTTCCCCAAGGACTATGAGGACGACGACCGGACCCTGCGCTACGGCCGCGAGATGAACTGGGGCGAGTTCGTCCACTTCCTGAGCGGCGCCGCCGGGAAGGACCTGCGTCCATTGGCTCGCAAGGCGTTCGGCTGGCCGGAGGAGTGGGAGAAGGAATTCCAGAAGGCGAGGCGGGAATTCGGCGAGGTCCGTTACGCCGACTGA
- a CDS encoding zinc ribbon domain-containing protein has protein sequence MAVVTCPQCEAPLKVPAEWSGKKVRCRSCASVFVAEPAARPRPRAAEPTGIPDERAIAKRTGKQWEVGETVALSGRPSPRPRGTDDVADRPPLPPLAQAIGFLPFLGAIGLMTVGGAIGGGIGGGIAGAFVTANMAILRQTRLSMASRAAAVVAIGLLSNALLIGSTVWLVKRSAERKADGAPSVVHVPPPPRVQAKESPGAPQAPPGFPGAGRGTPGFPGTAKAQAAAGPGKPAPWGRDRLRVADESGPLGRPDGDAYKTALGPFEATDDPAGDCRISVDGTSAQIEVPSGLHDLVRRPGSRATAPRAFTTVEGDFFIKVAVPPYQPPRGASPMGPGAPYHGAGLFLMGEDGESMRIERASFVRDGVLTTYFLSSYQMGEWEPKEEEEAASPDGTCYLFAERKNGKLVVGTSTDNATWTTSQPISFPSARVDVGIAAVNTASRPHKAVFRDIQLRTP, from the coding sequence ATGGCCGTCGTTACCTGCCCCCAGTGCGAGGCTCCCTTGAAGGTCCCCGCGGAATGGTCGGGGAAGAAGGTGCGCTGCCGGTCGTGCGCATCGGTCTTCGTCGCGGAGCCCGCGGCCCGACCGCGGCCGCGGGCCGCCGAGCCGACGGGCATCCCGGATGAACGGGCGATCGCGAAACGGACCGGGAAGCAGTGGGAGGTCGGCGAGACGGTCGCGCTCTCGGGCAGGCCTTCGCCCCGGCCCCGCGGCACGGACGACGTGGCCGATCGCCCGCCGCTGCCCCCGCTCGCGCAAGCGATCGGCTTCCTCCCCTTCCTGGGGGCCATCGGGCTCATGACGGTCGGCGGCGCGATCGGGGGCGGGATCGGCGGCGGCATTGCCGGGGCGTTCGTGACGGCCAACATGGCGATCCTCCGTCAGACTCGCCTGTCCATGGCCTCGCGTGCCGCCGCCGTGGTGGCGATCGGGCTGCTCAGCAACGCACTGCTGATCGGGAGCACGGTCTGGTTGGTCAAGCGCTCCGCCGAGCGGAAAGCCGACGGCGCGCCGAGCGTGGTCCATGTCCCGCCGCCCCCGCGCGTCCAGGCGAAGGAATCGCCCGGAGCCCCGCAAGCACCGCCCGGTTTCCCGGGGGCGGGCAGGGGGACGCCCGGCTTCCCGGGCACGGCAAAGGCGCAGGCCGCAGCGGGCCCCGGGAAGCCGGCCCCGTGGGGGAGGGACAGGTTGAGGGTGGCCGATGAATCGGGGCCGCTCGGGCGGCCCGATGGGGATGCCTACAAGACCGCGCTGGGCCCGTTCGAGGCGACCGATGATCCGGCCGGCGACTGCAGGATCAGCGTGGATGGCACGTCGGCCCAGATCGAGGTCCCGTCCGGCCTCCACGACCTGGTCCGCCGACCCGGCTCGCGCGCCACCGCACCGAGGGCCTTCACCACGGTGGAGGGGGATTTCTTCATCAAGGTGGCCGTCCCGCCCTATCAGCCCCCGCGTGGTGCGTCGCCGATGGGCCCGGGCGCCCCCTACCATGGGGCCGGCCTGTTCCTCATGGGGGAGGATGGCGAGTCCATGAGGATTGAGCGTGCATCCTTCGTGCGCGATGGCGTGCTCACGACCTACTTCCTCTCCTCGTACCAGATGGGCGAGTGGGAGCCCAAGGAGGAAGAAGAAGCCGCCAGCCCCGACGGGACGTGCTACCTGTTCGCGGAGCGGAAGAACGGGAAGCTTGTCGTCGGGACGAGCACGGACAATGCGACGTGGACGACCTCGCAGCCGATCTCCTTCCCATCCGCCAGGGTGGACGTGGGGATCGCGGCGGTCAACACGGCGTCCCGGCCGCACAAGGCCGTGTTCCGCGACATCCAGCTCAGGACCCCGTGA